The Euleptes europaea isolate rEulEur1 chromosome 2, rEulEur1.hap1, whole genome shotgun sequence genome has a segment encoding these proteins:
- the FAM72A gene encoding protein FAM72A, producing the protein MSTSGCSFADRCVSVLCCRFCQQVLSSRGMKAVLLADTETDLYSTDIPPTSTVDFIGNCYFTEICKCKLKNIACLKCGNVVGYHVIAPCKPCLLSCNNGHFWMFHSQAVFGNNRLDSSGTNFLLWGNLPDSEESADEDVSSISEDEYIR; encoded by the exons ATGTCCACTAGCGGTTGCAGCTTTGCAGACAGGTGCGTGTCCGTGCTGTGCTGCCGGTTCTGCCAACAAGTGCTAAGTTCACGGGGCATGAAGGCTGTGCTCCTGGCTGACACAGAGACAGACCTCTACTCCACAGACATTCCTCCCACCAG TACTGTTGACTTCATTGGGAATTGCTATTTCACAGAAATTTGCAAATGTAAACTGAAGAATATTGCCTGTTTGAAATG TGGAAATGTTGTAGGCTACCATGTGATTGCTCCATGCAAACCTTGCCTGCTCTCCTGCAACAACGGGCACTTCTGGATGTTTCACAGCCAGGCCGTTTTTGGAAATAACAGGCTCGACTCCTCTG gtacaaaCTTTCTGCTTTGGGGCAACCTGCCAGACTCAGAGGAGAGTGCAGATGAGGATGTATCAAGCATCTCTGAAGACGAGTACATCAGATAA